A section of the Longimicrobium sp. genome encodes:
- a CDS encoding thioesterase family protein, which produces MTETASSDSHPQSPSPSEDAEAQLRAEFPVVVEIPVAWAEMDYFRHVNHAVFFTYFESARIRYLDLIGFRELTDAVQTGPILASAQARFRRPVTYPDTLVVGARTTALGEDRFAHEYRVVSRAMNDVAASGGALLVSYDYAAGAKVPVPEAVRAAIRHLEGERLTSA; this is translated from the coding sequence ATGACCGAGACCGCGTCGTCCGATTCCCATCCACAGTCCCCTTCCCCGTCTGAGGATGCAGAGGCGCAGCTCCGGGCGGAGTTTCCCGTGGTCGTGGAGATTCCCGTGGCATGGGCAGAGATGGATTACTTTCGCCACGTAAACCACGCGGTCTTCTTTACCTACTTCGAGAGCGCCCGCATCCGCTACCTGGACCTGATCGGCTTCCGCGAGCTGACCGATGCGGTGCAGACGGGGCCGATCCTGGCGTCCGCCCAGGCGCGATTCCGCCGCCCAGTGACGTATCCCGACACGCTGGTCGTGGGGGCACGGACCACGGCGTTGGGCGAGGACCGCTTTGCGCACGAGTACCGCGTGGTCAGCCGTGCGATGAACGACGTGGCGGCTTCGGGCGGGGCGTTGCTGGTATCGTACGACTACGCGGCGGGCGCCAAGGTGCCGGTTCCTGAGGCGGTACGGGCGGCGATCCGGCACCTGGAGGGAGAGCGGCTGACCAGCGCCTGA